The Columba livia isolate bColLiv1 breed racing homer chromosome 13, bColLiv1.pat.W.v2, whole genome shotgun sequence genome has a segment encoding these proteins:
- the SETD6 gene encoding N-lysine methyltransferase SETD6 isoform X2, whose protein sequence is MASAPKRRKVRLSREGAVAGYGMLAAEELEAGEVLCTVPRSALLSQHTCSIQALLREGQEALQSQSGWVPLLLALLHEYTASNSPWQPYFSLWQNFRSLDHPMFWPKEERTRLLQGTGIPEAVDKDLANIHLEYSSIILPFMESHPNIFDPKRHTLELYKELVAFVMAYSFQEPLEEEDEDEKGPNPPMMVPVADILNHVANHNANLEYSPQCLRMVTTQPVTKGQEIFNTYGQMANWQLLHMYGFAEPYPGNTNDTADIQMVTVRKAALQRARSEAQQQLVSEQWDFLCQLEMVGEEGAFVLGWDEVLTEEELFVTLKVLCMSEEEFKEYKEQDGWEDDSEEEENTVLSNESLSRLKTPCKKLLYDSVLLTLESYGSDLKAEQDLLNNKEIYEKLSRREQQALHVRYGQKRILHQLLELVH, encoded by the exons ATGGCGTCGGCCCCCAAGAGGCGCAAG GTCCGGCTGAGCAGGGAGGGCGCGGTGGCGGGGTACGGCATGCTGGCCGCCGAGGAGCTGGAGGCCGGAGAGGTCCTGTGCACCGTCCCGCGCAGCGCGCTGCTCTCCCAGCACACCTGCTCTATCCAGGCGCTCCTGCGGGAAG GCCAGgaggccctgcagagccagTCTGGCTGGGTGCCgctcctgctggccctgctgcacGAGTACACAGCCAGCAACTCCCCCTGGCAGCCGTATTTCTCTCTCTGGCAGAACTTCAGGAGCCTGGATCACCCCATGTTCTG GCCTAAAGAGGAGCGAACAAGGCtcctgcagggcacaggcatCCCAGAAGCTGTGGACAAAGACCTGGCCAACATCCACCTGGAGTATAGCTCCATCATCCTGCCCTTCATGGAGTCCCACCCCAACATCTTTGACCCCAAACGGCATACACTGGAGTTGTACAAGGAGTTGGTGGCATTTGTCATGGCCTACAG CTTCCAGGAACCtttggaggaggaagatgaagatgagAAGGGGCCCAATCCTCCCATGATGGTGCCTGTAGCAGATATTTTGAACCACGTGGCCAACCACAACGCCAACCTGGAATACTCTCCC CAATGTTTACGGATGGTCACAACACAGCCCGTCACCAAAGGGCAAGAGATTTTCAACACATACGGGCAGATGGCCAACTGGCAGCTCCTACACATGTACGGCTTTGCAGAGCCGTACCCGGGCAACACCAATGACACGGCCGACATCCAGATGGTGACAGTACGCAAGGCAGCACTGCAGC GTGCCAGAAgtgaagcacagcagcagctggtctCAGAGCAGTGGGACTTCTTGTGCCAGCTGGAGATGGTGGGGGAGGAAGGTGCCTTTGTGCTTGGCTGGGATGAGGTGCTAACAGAGGAAGAGCTGTTTGTGACCCTGAAG GTGCTGTGCATGTCAGAAGAAGAATTCAAGGAGTATAAGGAACAAGATGGCTGGGAAGATGACAGCGAGGAAGAGGAAAACACTGTCCTTTCTAACGAGTCTCTCTCCAGACTTAAAACCCCTTGTAAGAAGCTCCTTTATGACAGTGTGCTGTTGACCCTGGAGTCCTACGGGTCAGACTTGAAAGCAGAGCAGGACTTGCTAAATAACAAGGAGATTTATGAGAAACTGAGTCGAAGGGAGCAGCAAGCTTTGCATGTGCGCTATGGACAGAAAAGGATCTTGCATCAGCTGCTAGAGCTGGTACATTAG
- the SETD6 gene encoding N-lysine methyltransferase SETD6 isoform X1, translated as MASAPKRRKAAAGSSARGKGSADPLSGFLAWCGRAGVELSPKVRLSREGAVAGYGMLAAEELEAGEVLCTVPRSALLSQHTCSIQALLREGQEALQSQSGWVPLLLALLHEYTASNSPWQPYFSLWQNFRSLDHPMFWPKEERTRLLQGTGIPEAVDKDLANIHLEYSSIILPFMESHPNIFDPKRHTLELYKELVAFVMAYSFQEPLEEEDEDEKGPNPPMMVPVADILNHVANHNANLEYSPQCLRMVTTQPVTKGQEIFNTYGQMANWQLLHMYGFAEPYPGNTNDTADIQMVTVRKAALQRARSEAQQQLVSEQWDFLCQLEMVGEEGAFVLGWDEVLTEEELFVTLKVLCMSEEEFKEYKEQDGWEDDSEEEENTVLSNESLSRLKTPCKKLLYDSVLLTLESYGSDLKAEQDLLNNKEIYEKLSRREQQALHVRYGQKRILHQLLELVH; from the exons ATGGCGTCGGCCCCCAAGAGGCGCAAG GCGGCTGCCGGGAGCAGCGCCCGGGGGAAAGGCAGCGCCGACCCCCTCTCCGGCTTCCTGGCATGGTGCGGGCGGGCCGGGGTGGAGCTCAGCCCGAAG GTCCGGCTGAGCAGGGAGGGCGCGGTGGCGGGGTACGGCATGCTGGCCGCCGAGGAGCTGGAGGCCGGAGAGGTCCTGTGCACCGTCCCGCGCAGCGCGCTGCTCTCCCAGCACACCTGCTCTATCCAGGCGCTCCTGCGGGAAG GCCAGgaggccctgcagagccagTCTGGCTGGGTGCCgctcctgctggccctgctgcacGAGTACACAGCCAGCAACTCCCCCTGGCAGCCGTATTTCTCTCTCTGGCAGAACTTCAGGAGCCTGGATCACCCCATGTTCTG GCCTAAAGAGGAGCGAACAAGGCtcctgcagggcacaggcatCCCAGAAGCTGTGGACAAAGACCTGGCCAACATCCACCTGGAGTATAGCTCCATCATCCTGCCCTTCATGGAGTCCCACCCCAACATCTTTGACCCCAAACGGCATACACTGGAGTTGTACAAGGAGTTGGTGGCATTTGTCATGGCCTACAG CTTCCAGGAACCtttggaggaggaagatgaagatgagAAGGGGCCCAATCCTCCCATGATGGTGCCTGTAGCAGATATTTTGAACCACGTGGCCAACCACAACGCCAACCTGGAATACTCTCCC CAATGTTTACGGATGGTCACAACACAGCCCGTCACCAAAGGGCAAGAGATTTTCAACACATACGGGCAGATGGCCAACTGGCAGCTCCTACACATGTACGGCTTTGCAGAGCCGTACCCGGGCAACACCAATGACACGGCCGACATCCAGATGGTGACAGTACGCAAGGCAGCACTGCAGC GTGCCAGAAgtgaagcacagcagcagctggtctCAGAGCAGTGGGACTTCTTGTGCCAGCTGGAGATGGTGGGGGAGGAAGGTGCCTTTGTGCTTGGCTGGGATGAGGTGCTAACAGAGGAAGAGCTGTTTGTGACCCTGAAG GTGCTGTGCATGTCAGAAGAAGAATTCAAGGAGTATAAGGAACAAGATGGCTGGGAAGATGACAGCGAGGAAGAGGAAAACACTGTCCTTTCTAACGAGTCTCTCTCCAGACTTAAAACCCCTTGTAAGAAGCTCCTTTATGACAGTGTGCTGTTGACCCTGGAGTCCTACGGGTCAGACTTGAAAGCAGAGCAGGACTTGCTAAATAACAAGGAGATTTATGAGAAACTGAGTCGAAGGGAGCAGCAAGCTTTGCATGTGCGCTATGGACAGAAAAGGATCTTGCATCAGCTGCTAGAGCTGGTACATTAG
- the SETD6 gene encoding N-lysine methyltransferase SETD6 isoform X3: MRPAVASFLEDLFSEEKTTTSDQLTFFSIISGSSGQEALQSQSGWVPLLLALLHEYTASNSPWQPYFSLWQNFRSLDHPMFWPKEERTRLLQGTGIPEAVDKDLANIHLEYSSIILPFMESHPNIFDPKRHTLELYKELVAFVMAYSFQEPLEEEDEDEKGPNPPMMVPVADILNHVANHNANLEYSPQCLRMVTTQPVTKGQEIFNTYGQMANWQLLHMYGFAEPYPGNTNDTADIQMVTVRKAALQRARSEAQQQLVSEQWDFLCQLEMVGEEGAFVLGWDEVLTEEELFVTLKVLCMSEEEFKEYKEQDGWEDDSEEEENTVLSNESLSRLKTPCKKLLYDSVLLTLESYGSDLKAEQDLLNNKEIYEKLSRREQQALHVRYGQKRILHQLLELVH; the protein is encoded by the exons ATGAGGCCTGCAGTAGCTTCATTCTTGGAAGACTTGTTCTCAGAGGAAAAGACTACAACCTCAGATCAACTTACGTTTTTCTCCATCATCTCTGGTTCCTCAGGCCAGgaggccctgcagagccagTCTGGCTGGGTGCCgctcctgctggccctgctgcacGAGTACACAGCCAGCAACTCCCCCTGGCAGCCGTATTTCTCTCTCTGGCAGAACTTCAGGAGCCTGGATCACCCCATGTTCTG GCCTAAAGAGGAGCGAACAAGGCtcctgcagggcacaggcatCCCAGAAGCTGTGGACAAAGACCTGGCCAACATCCACCTGGAGTATAGCTCCATCATCCTGCCCTTCATGGAGTCCCACCCCAACATCTTTGACCCCAAACGGCATACACTGGAGTTGTACAAGGAGTTGGTGGCATTTGTCATGGCCTACAG CTTCCAGGAACCtttggaggaggaagatgaagatgagAAGGGGCCCAATCCTCCCATGATGGTGCCTGTAGCAGATATTTTGAACCACGTGGCCAACCACAACGCCAACCTGGAATACTCTCCC CAATGTTTACGGATGGTCACAACACAGCCCGTCACCAAAGGGCAAGAGATTTTCAACACATACGGGCAGATGGCCAACTGGCAGCTCCTACACATGTACGGCTTTGCAGAGCCGTACCCGGGCAACACCAATGACACGGCCGACATCCAGATGGTGACAGTACGCAAGGCAGCACTGCAGC GTGCCAGAAgtgaagcacagcagcagctggtctCAGAGCAGTGGGACTTCTTGTGCCAGCTGGAGATGGTGGGGGAGGAAGGTGCCTTTGTGCTTGGCTGGGATGAGGTGCTAACAGAGGAAGAGCTGTTTGTGACCCTGAAG GTGCTGTGCATGTCAGAAGAAGAATTCAAGGAGTATAAGGAACAAGATGGCTGGGAAGATGACAGCGAGGAAGAGGAAAACACTGTCCTTTCTAACGAGTCTCTCTCCAGACTTAAAACCCCTTGTAAGAAGCTCCTTTATGACAGTGTGCTGTTGACCCTGGAGTCCTACGGGTCAGACTTGAAAGCAGAGCAGGACTTGCTAAATAACAAGGAGATTTATGAGAAACTGAGTCGAAGGGAGCAGCAAGCTTTGCATGTGCGCTATGGACAGAAAAGGATCTTGCATCAGCTGCTAGAGCTGGTACATTAG
- the LOC102093802 gene encoding SNF-related serine/threonine-protein kinase produces the protein MAGAQGCGEGKIAGLYDLEHTLGKGHFAVVKLARHVFTGQRVAVKVIDKSKLAGEAAGQLLQEVRCMKLVQHPNVVRLYEVIDTHAKLYLILELGDGGDMFDHIMRHEGGLTEARAKHYFAQIVHAISYCHKLHVVHRDLKPENVVFFQEQEVVKLTDFGFSNRFQPGKMLTTSCGSLAYSAPEILLGDEYDAPAVDIWSLGVILYMLVCGHPPFQEANDSETLTMIMDCRYTVPPHVSAQCTDLISRMLQRDPKQRASLEQIEGHAWLQGVDPSPASRCLLPLTSHKRVSEEEHEIILQAMTCGNIADRDTIQEALEADRYNHITATYFLLAERMLREKQEKQGHRLSLVYNLAKEVQSRTNLSDTFGPASSAGGLSPFTEASGGLTMSPRLPPGADLVGRQTPGTLLKVPAVDTTITKSTPALQQICEEEEEDEEEEEGRPSTMERKSSSLNQEQMRAFLRAHRPPGRGEVWGPGPELGGRGGRLGAAWAGKGASAGRGPLVAREDGAEVPRTRENMELGGSLAEPPRERAATPPPQSSPAGVPWAQGTQTTPATLPGPMGKSPGPTSPTSPARRSVENLGLGGIEGVAENVIKLDPGKSKGGSLRDRLLQFPLCEKALAFKIRPSSKESLLSLGQFNCCHVI, from the exons ATGGCTGGGGCGCAGGGCTGCGGCGAGGGGAAGATCGCGGGGCTGTACGACCTGGAGCACACGCTGGGCAAGGGCCACTTTGCGGTGGTGAAGCTGGCGCGGCACGTCTTCACCGGGCAGCGGGTGGCCGTCAAGGTGATCGACAAGAGCAAGCTggcgggggaggcggcggggcagctcctgcaggaggTGCGCTGCATGAAGCTGGTCCAGCACCCCAACGTGGTGCGCCTCTACGAGGTCATCGACACCCACGCCAAGCTCTACCTCATCCTGGAGCTGGGTGACGGTGGGGACATGTTCGACCACATCATGCGGCACGAGGGCGGGCTGACCGAGGCGCGGGCCAAGCACTACTTTGCCCAGATCGTCCACGCCATCTCCTACTGCCACAAGCTCCACGTGGTCCACCGCGACCTCAAGCCCGAGAACGTGGTCTTCTTCCAGGAGCAGGAGGTGGTCAAGCTCACTGACTTCGGCTTCAGCAACCGCTTCCAACCCGGCAAGATGCTCACCACCAGCTGCGGCTCGCTGGCCTACTCGGCGCCCGAGATCCTGCTTGGGGATGAGTATGATGCCCCGGCTGTCG ACATCTGGAGCCTGGGGGTCATCCTCTACATGCTGGTGTGCGGCCACCCCCCCTTCCAGGAGGCCAACGACAGTGAGACCCTCACCATGATCATGGACTGTCGCTACACCGTCCCCCCACACGTCTCGGCACAGTGCACGGA TCTCATCTCCAGGATGCTGCAGCGGGACCCGAAGCAGCGAGCCTCCCTGGAGCAGATCGAGGGCCACGCGTGGCTGCAGGGGGTGGACCCGTCCCCCGCCAGccgctgcctgctgcccctcacCTCCCACAAGCGCGTGTCCGAGGAGGAGCACGAAATCATCCTCCAGGCCATGACGTGCGGGAACATCGCGGACCGGGACACCATCCAGGA GGCGCTGGAGGCTGACCGCTACAACCACATCACAGCCACGTATTTCCTGCTGGCGGAGAGGATGCTGCGGGAGAAGCAGGAGAAGCAGGGCCACCGCCTCAGCCTCGTCTACAACCTGGCCAAGGAGGTGCAGAGCAG AACCAACTTATCAGACACATTTGGCCCCGCAAGCAGCGCTGGTGGCCTCTCGCCCTTCACGGAAGCATCAGGTGGCCTCACCATGAGTCCCCGGCTGCCCCCCGGAGCGGACCTTGTTGGCCGGCAAACCCCTGGGACCCTGCTGAAGGTCCCTGCCGTTGACACCACCATCACCAAgagcaccccagccctgcagcagatctgtgaagaggaagaggaggatgaggaggaggaggaggggagacCGAGCACCATGGAGAGGAAGAGCAGCTCGCTGAACCAGGAGCAGATGCGAGCCTTCCTGCGTGCCCACCGCCCGCCTGGCCGCGGGGAGGTCTGGGGGCCGGGGCCCGAGCTGGGGGGCCGGGGTGGGCGCCTGGGCGCAGCCTGGGCTGGGAAGGGAGCGAGTGCGGGTCGGGGTCCCCTGGTGGCACGGGAGGATGGAGCTGAGGTCCCCAGGACGAGGGAGAacatggagctgggggggtcCTTGGCAGAGCCCCCCAGGGAGAGAGCCGCCACCCCGCcaccccagagcagccctgctggggTCCCTTGGGCACAGGGGACACAGACAACCCCCGCCACCCTCCCAGGTCCCATGGGCAAGTCCCCAGGGCCCACATCACCCACCAGCCCAGCCCGGCGGTCAGTGGAGAACTTGGGCCTGGGGGGCATTGAGGGGGTTGCAGAGAATGTCATCAAGCTGGACCCAGGCAAGAGCAAGGGGGGCAGCCTGCGGGACAGGCTCCTGCAGTTCCCGCTCTGCGAGAAAGCCCTGGCCTTCAAAATCCGGCCCAGCTCCAAGGAGAGTCTCCTCTCCCTGGGGCAGTTCAACTGCTGCCATGTCATTTAA
- the AGRP gene encoding agouti-related protein, whose translation MLNVLLLCCGLLQGIQAILSADLSRSHLQKENGRLEGIDRAHYSSLLQKVKEMSAEPAGALPRLGFEPMAQDVQEANGDLVRRASTLEPQATSAELQAEGREERAPRRCIRLLESCLGQQVPCCDPCATCYCRFFNSVCYCRKLSTASSCGKN comes from the exons ATGCTGAacgtgctgctgctgtgctgcggGCTGCTGCAGGGCATCCAGGCCATCCTCAGTGCTGACCTCAGCCGCAGCCACCTGCAGAAAGAGAATGGCAGGCTGGAGGGGATCGACAGAGCTCACTACTCCAGCCTGCTACAGAAAGTCAAGGAGATGTCTGCAGAGCCGGCGG GAGCTCTCCCCAGGTTGGGGTTTGAGCCAATGGCCCAGGACGTCCAAGAAGCCAATGGTGACCTTGTGCGGAGAGCCAGCACACTGGAACCACAG GCGACATCCGCAGAACTGCAAGCCGAAGGGCGAGAAGAGCGCGCCCCCCGCCGCTGCATCCGCCTCCTCGAGTCCTGCCTTGGCCAGCAGGTCCCCTGCTGTGACCCCTGCGCCACCTGCTACTGCCGCTTCTTCAACTCCGTTTGCTACTGCCGAAAACTCAGCACCGCTTCCTCCTGCGGCAAGAACTGA